From Streptomyces sp. TLI_235, a single genomic window includes:
- a CDS encoding glutamyl-tRNA synthetase (manually curated): MSAPAVRVRFAPSPTGMFHVGGARSALYNWAVARQSGGTFVLRIEDTDAVRNKPEWIDGIVNALSAIGINESDPAFEGPYFQSHNADRHREAAGQLHGAGRAYYCDCTREQVQERTGSQQLGYDGFCRERGLGWEPGRAMRFRTPDEGETVVVDLIRGEPAFPNSAIEDFVIARGDGTPVFLLANVVDDLDEGVTQVVRGEEHLSNTPKQQLLWEALGAQPPVWAHLPVIVNEKRQKLSKRRDKVALEDYLAEGFLPEAMVNYLMLLGWAPGDDREILPFEELQQLFRVENVNSSSAFFDIKKLTAFNGDYIRALSPERFTEACAPWLAAPHAPWRPEAFDSAVFARVAPLAQTRIAVLSEITAQVDFLFLDEPVADEASWAKAMKAGAEELLRDVRTALASAPWAAEDLKSVLEKVGSEHGLKLGKAQAPIRVAVTGRTVGLPLFESMELLGRERVLARLDAAAERVAAA, translated from the coding sequence ATGTCTGCTCCCGCTGTTCGCGTCCGTTTCGCACCGTCCCCGACCGGCATGTTCCACGTCGGCGGCGCTCGTTCCGCCCTCTACAACTGGGCTGTGGCGCGACAGTCCGGCGGCACCTTCGTCCTGCGCATCGAAGACACCGATGCGGTACGCAACAAGCCCGAGTGGATCGACGGGATCGTCAACGCCCTCTCCGCGATCGGCATCAACGAGTCCGACCCAGCCTTCGAGGGCCCCTACTTCCAGTCGCACAACGCCGACCGGCACCGCGAGGCCGCCGGTCAGCTGCACGGGGCCGGCCGGGCCTACTACTGCGACTGCACCCGCGAGCAGGTCCAGGAGCGCACCGGCTCGCAGCAGTTGGGCTACGACGGCTTCTGCCGCGAGCGCGGCCTCGGCTGGGAGCCGGGCCGGGCGATGCGCTTCCGCACCCCGGACGAGGGCGAGACCGTGGTCGTGGACCTGATCCGCGGCGAGCCGGCCTTCCCGAACAGCGCGATCGAGGACTTCGTCATCGCCCGCGGCGACGGCACCCCGGTCTTCCTGCTCGCCAACGTGGTCGACGACCTGGACGAGGGCGTCACCCAGGTGGTCCGCGGCGAGGAGCACCTCTCCAACACGCCCAAGCAGCAGCTGCTGTGGGAGGCGCTCGGCGCGCAGCCGCCGGTCTGGGCGCACCTGCCGGTGATCGTGAACGAGAAGCGGCAGAAGCTCTCCAAGCGCCGCGACAAGGTGGCGCTGGAGGACTACCTGGCCGAGGGCTTCCTGCCCGAGGCGATGGTCAACTACCTGATGCTGCTGGGCTGGGCGCCGGGCGACGACCGGGAGATCCTGCCGTTCGAGGAGCTGCAGCAGCTGTTCCGCGTGGAGAACGTCAACAGCTCCTCGGCGTTCTTCGACATCAAGAAGCTGACGGCGTTCAACGGCGACTACATCCGGGCGCTGAGCCCGGAGCGGTTCACCGAGGCCTGCGCGCCGTGGCTGGCCGCCCCGCACGCGCCGTGGCGGCCGGAGGCCTTCGACTCCGCCGTCTTCGCCCGGGTCGCGCCGCTCGCGCAGACGCGGATCGCCGTGCTCTCGGAGATCACCGCGCAGGTGGACTTCCTCTTCCTCGACGAGCCGGTCGCCGACGAGGCCTCGTGGGCCAAGGCGATGAAGGCGGGCGCCGAGGAGCTGCTGCGGGACGTCCGGACGGCGCTCGCCTCGGCGCCCTGGGCGGCCGAGGACCTCAAGTCCGTTCTGGAGAAGGTCGGCTCGGAGCACGGCCTGAAGCTCGGCAAGGCCCAGGCCCCGATCCGAGTGGCCGTCACCGGCCGCACCGTCGGCCTGCCGCTGTTCGAGTCGATGGAGCTGCTCGGCCGCGAGCGCGTGCTGGCCCGCCTGGACGCCGCCGCGGAGCGCGTGGCCGCCGCCTGA
- a CDS encoding F420-dependent oxidoreductase-like protein gives MQIHGDTVRFGVHSGQQYSSFDDMLELWQRAEELGYDWVSLFDHLRPPIGGPDGPCFEGTTVLAALAARTSRIRCALLVSAVTWRHPAMAANIAATLDHVSGGRLEFGVGAAGADLGYEQYGIPFPSAGERLDMLTESCEIMRRLWTEKGTDFTGKHFRLTGAHVEPKPLQSRLPLVIGGEGERRMLRIVAEHADIWNTLAATPEVYRHKLDVLARHCADVGRDPRDVRKSVTFRALLVEDERELPARREALARILPPDSPVWPEYLVFGTPEQCAERLRPYLDMGVRDFVLGARPPVDWRTVELFADRVVPLLR, from the coding sequence GGTCCACTCGGGCCAGCAGTACTCGTCCTTCGACGACATGCTGGAGCTGTGGCAGCGGGCGGAGGAGCTCGGCTACGACTGGGTGTCGCTCTTCGACCACCTGCGGCCGCCCATCGGCGGACCGGACGGCCCCTGCTTCGAGGGCACCACCGTGCTGGCGGCGCTGGCCGCCCGGACCAGCCGGATCCGGTGCGCGCTGCTGGTCTCCGCGGTCACCTGGCGCCACCCCGCGATGGCCGCGAACATCGCCGCCACCCTGGACCACGTCTCCGGCGGCCGACTGGAGTTCGGCGTCGGCGCGGCCGGCGCCGACCTCGGCTACGAGCAGTACGGCATCCCCTTCCCGTCCGCCGGGGAGCGCCTGGACATGCTCACCGAGTCCTGCGAGATCATGCGGCGGCTGTGGACCGAGAAGGGCACCGACTTCACCGGCAAGCACTTCCGGCTGACCGGCGCCCACGTCGAGCCGAAGCCGCTGCAGAGCCGGCTGCCGCTGGTGATCGGCGGCGAGGGCGAGCGGCGGATGCTGCGCATCGTCGCCGAGCACGCGGACATCTGGAACACGCTCGCCGCCACCCCCGAGGTGTACCGGCACAAGCTGGACGTCCTCGCCCGGCACTGCGCGGACGTCGGCCGCGACCCGCGGGACGTCCGGAAGTCCGTGACCTTCCGCGCCCTGCTCGTCGAGGACGAGCGGGAGCTGCCGGCCCGCCGCGAGGCGCTGGCGCGGATCCTGCCGCCGGACTCCCCGGTCTGGCCGGAGTACCTCGTCTTCGGCACCCCCGAGCAGTGCGCGGAGCGGCTGCGGCCCTACCTGGACATGGGGGTGCGGGACTTCGTCCTGGGGGCGCGCCCGCCGGTGGACTGGCGGACGGTGGAGCTGTTCGCGGACCGGGTCGTCCCGCTGCTGCGATGA